A genomic stretch from Alteribacter keqinensis includes:
- a CDS encoding PTS mannitol transporter subunit IICB — MAEEKKKSSVKARVQKFGSFLSGMIMPNIGAFIAWGLITALFIPTGWLPNETFEQLVGPMITYLLPLLIAYTGGKIIYDVRGGVVGAIATMGVIIGADIPMFLGAMIMGPLAGFIIKKIDNVFLPKVRQGFEMLYNNFSAGILGALLAMLGVIGIGPVIVAFTTVLAGGVQVIVNAGLLPLVSIFIEPGKVLFLNNAINHGILSPLGAEQALQEGKSILFMLETNPGPGLGILLAYMVFGKGMARQSASGASVIHFFGGIHEIYFPYILMKPLLILAAIGGGMSGIFVFTLFNAGLSSSPSPGSIIAYTLLTPQGNFLGVYAGVIVATVVSFLIASVILKRGAPDDEGDLQGAAAKMQDMKGKKSAAVGSQADSEKEEKETVEHSKADAEVNKVVFACDAGMGSSAMGASILRNKFKKESIDIEVTNTSISNLPADADIVITHKDLTERAKDKLPDADHISVDNFLGSPKYDELVKRLK; from the coding sequence ATGGCTGAAGAAAAGAAAAAAAGTTCAGTTAAGGCCAGAGTACAGAAGTTTGGCAGTTTCCTTAGCGGAATGATCATGCCAAACATCGGGGCATTTATTGCATGGGGATTAATCACAGCTTTGTTTATTCCGACAGGGTGGCTGCCAAATGAGACGTTTGAGCAGCTTGTAGGACCGATGATTACTTACCTGCTGCCATTATTGATCGCGTATACAGGTGGTAAGATCATTTATGATGTTCGTGGTGGTGTGGTCGGTGCCATTGCTACAATGGGGGTTATCATAGGCGCGGACATTCCAATGTTCCTGGGCGCTATGATCATGGGACCACTTGCAGGTTTTATTATTAAGAAAATTGACAATGTGTTCTTACCAAAAGTAAGACAAGGCTTTGAAATGCTTTACAATAACTTCTCGGCAGGGATACTCGGTGCGCTTCTTGCCATGCTCGGAGTCATCGGGATCGGACCGGTCATTGTAGCCTTTACAACGGTTCTGGCAGGCGGAGTACAAGTGATTGTCAATGCTGGACTGCTGCCTTTGGTCAGTATCTTTATTGAGCCGGGGAAGGTACTTTTCTTAAATAATGCTATTAACCACGGCATTTTATCTCCTCTTGGAGCCGAGCAGGCGCTTCAGGAAGGAAAGTCAATCTTATTCATGCTTGAAACCAACCCGGGACCGGGACTGGGTATACTGTTAGCTTATATGGTATTCGGTAAAGGAATGGCAAGACAGTCAGCTTCAGGAGCGAGTGTCATTCACTTCTTCGGGGGCATTCACGAAATTTACTTCCCTTATATCTTAATGAAACCATTGCTGATTCTGGCGGCAATCGGCGGGGGAATGAGCGGTATTTTCGTCTTCACACTCTTTAATGCAGGTCTTTCATCTTCACCTTCACCAGGAAGTATCATTGCTTATACGCTGTTAACACCTCAAGGTAATTTCCTTGGTGTTTATGCAGGGGTTATTGTGGCAACGGTCGTTTCATTCCTGATTGCTTCTGTGATCCTGAAGCGCGGGGCACCTGACGATGAAGGAGATCTTCAAGGTGCTGCGGCGAAAATGCAGGATATGAAAGGGAAGAAAAGCGCTGCTGTTGGAAGTCAGGCAGACAGTGAGAAAGAAGAAAAAGAAACTGTAGAACATTCGAAAGCAGATGCTGAGGTAAATAAAGTCGTATTTGCCTGTGATGCGGGCATGGGTTCCAGTGCCATGGGAGCATCCATTCTGAGAAATAAATTCAAGAAAGAGTCAATTGATATTGAGGTTACAAACACTTCAATCAGTAATCTGCCGGCTGATGCGGATATTGTCATTACTCATAAAGATCTGACTGAGCGGGCAAAGGACAAATTGCCGGATGCGGACCACATTTCCGTTGACAACTTTCTCGGCTCACCGAAATACGACGAGCTGGTAAAGCGGTTAAAATAA
- a CDS encoding dihydrofolate reductase, with product MISLIAAMDENNVIGHENKLPWSLPNDLAHFKRITSGHTVVMGRNTFVSIGRPLPDRRNIVVTSNPDFYHDGIEVVDSLAVVDDLAQKEEVMVLGGQKVFEQLMDKADRLYVTRIHHTFQGDTYFPPFSEQNWDITEKLEGKMDSENKYAHTFFVYDRKR from the coding sequence ATGATTTCATTGATTGCTGCGATGGACGAGAACAATGTGATCGGTCATGAGAATAAACTGCCCTGGAGTCTTCCAAACGATCTGGCTCACTTTAAAAGAATTACATCGGGTCACACCGTCGTTATGGGCAGAAACACGTTTGTTTCCATCGGAAGACCGCTGCCGGACCGACGAAACATCGTCGTTACAAGCAACCCTGACTTTTACCATGACGGGATTGAAGTGGTGGACAGCCTCGCTGTTGTTGACGACCTGGCTCAAAAAGAAGAGGTCATGGTCCTGGGCGGTCAGAAGGTATTCGAACAGCTCATGGATAAAGCGGACCGTCTTTATGTGACGCGCATTCACCATACGTTCCAAGGCGATACGTATTTCCCGCCATTTTCAGAACAGAACTGGGATATCACTGAGAAGCTTGAAGGAAAAATGGACAGTGAGAACAAATACGCCCATACATTTTTCGTTTATGACCGGAAGAGATAA
- a CDS encoding thymidylate synthase: MKQYLDLCEHVLENGTKKDDRTGTGTVSTFGYQMRFNLAEGFPLLTTKKLSLRAIIHELLWFIKGDTNIAYLKENNVRIWNEWADENGDLGPVYGKQWRSWPTPEGESIDQLRNVIEEIKKNPDSRRLVVNAWNVGDLDKMALSPCHCLFQFYVADGKLSCQLYQRSADLFLGVPFNIASYALLTMMIAQECGLEYGEFVHTFGDVHIYSNHIEQVKLQMSREPRSLPKMKLNPDITKIEDFTFDDFELVEYDPHPHIKGEVSV, from the coding sequence ATGAAACAATATCTTGACTTATGTGAACATGTGCTGGAAAACGGCACAAAGAAAGATGACCGTACAGGAACGGGAACAGTGAGCACGTTCGGATACCAGATGCGTTTTAATCTCGCTGAAGGGTTCCCGCTTCTTACTACGAAGAAACTTTCATTGAGGGCAATCATTCATGAACTGCTCTGGTTTATTAAAGGTGACACAAACATCGCCTATCTTAAAGAAAATAATGTACGGATCTGGAATGAATGGGCTGATGAAAATGGCGACCTTGGCCCGGTTTACGGAAAACAGTGGCGCAGCTGGCCGACACCTGAAGGGGAGTCGATTGACCAGTTGAGAAACGTCATCGAAGAAATTAAGAAGAACCCTGATTCAAGACGGCTTGTTGTCAACGCGTGGAATGTAGGTGATCTGGATAAAATGGCCTTGAGCCCATGCCACTGCCTGTTTCAGTTCTATGTAGCGGACGGTAAACTGTCCTGTCAGCTGTACCAGCGAAGTGCGGACCTGTTTCTCGGGGTGCCTTTCAACATTGCATCTTACGCCCTCCTTACAATGATGATTGCTCAGGAATGCGGCCTGGAGTATGGGGAGTTTGTTCATACCTTCGGAGATGTACACATATACAGCAATCATATCGAGCAGGTGAAATTGCAGATGAGCCGTGAACCGAGAAGCCTTCCGAAGATGAAACTGAACCCGGACATTACGAAGATCGAGGACTTTACGTTTGATGACTTTGAATTAGTGGAATACGACCCTCACCCACACATTAAAGGAGAGGTGAGTGTATGA
- a CDS encoding HD-GYP domain-containing protein — translation MRLRSVYSIKQNDRLAKAIYNENGQVLVQAGIPLSNAMISRLKAKGITFAYVDDDVTSDIYFEEVITEQTRHSSINTIKKSFQAVTAPEVLKKSFEVDKVSRSFGGIVSNILHDVRKHKEAISLLSSAYCYDSYIFHHSLNVTVYALALGERLGLNEGQLKDLGLGSLLHDIGKMAVPTEVLHKKNALTDEEFAVIKEHTTAGYEMLRKTHTIPLLSAHCAYQHHERLNGSGYPRGIGGDEIHLYGKIIGIADVFDAVTSNRIYRKARLPHEGLELLYAGADNLFDKKMVEVFAKTVAIYPVGLEVMLNDGRQGVVSKQNKNMNARPVIRILQEAGRVISPYEVDLTKELNITIVKCEARLSKEEAS, via the coding sequence ATGCGTCTACGATCAGTTTACTCTATAAAACAAAATGATCGTCTTGCAAAGGCGATTTACAATGAAAATGGACAAGTCCTCGTGCAGGCAGGCATACCACTGTCCAATGCCATGATCAGCCGGTTAAAGGCAAAGGGGATTACGTTTGCCTACGTTGATGATGACGTTACAAGTGATATATACTTTGAAGAAGTCATTACCGAGCAGACGAGGCATTCGTCCATTAATACGATTAAGAAATCCTTTCAGGCCGTTACAGCTCCTGAAGTTTTGAAAAAATCTTTTGAGGTCGACAAAGTCAGCCGTTCGTTTGGCGGCATTGTCTCAAACATTCTGCATGATGTGAGGAAGCATAAAGAAGCGATTTCCCTTTTATCGAGTGCGTATTGCTATGATTCCTATATTTTTCACCATTCATTGAATGTCACTGTCTATGCTCTTGCCCTGGGGGAACGACTCGGGCTTAATGAGGGTCAGCTTAAGGATCTCGGACTTGGCTCTCTACTCCACGATATCGGGAAGATGGCCGTACCTACCGAAGTGTTACATAAAAAGAATGCCCTCACGGATGAAGAGTTTGCGGTCATCAAAGAGCATACAACAGCAGGCTATGAAATGCTGAGAAAAACCCATACAATTCCTTTGTTATCAGCCCACTGTGCATACCAGCATCACGAGCGCCTGAATGGTTCGGGATATCCGCGGGGAATCGGTGGAGATGAGATTCATCTTTACGGAAAAATCATCGGAATCGCCGACGTATTTGATGCCGTTACCTCTAACCGTATATACAGAAAAGCGAGGCTTCCACACGAAGGTCTTGAGCTTCTTTATGCGGGAGCGGACAACCTGTTTGATAAAAAAATGGTTGAGGTTTTTGCAAAAACTGTGGCTATCTACCCGGTCGGTCTTGAAGTGATGTTGAATGACGGCAGGCAAGGTGTTGTATCCAAGCAGAATAAAAACATGAATGCCAGGCCGGTCATCCGAATTTTACAAGAGGCAGGAAGGGTTATTTCCCCTTATGAGGTGGATCTGACGAAAGAATTAAACATTACAATTGTGAAGTGTGAAGCCAGGCTTTCTAAAGAAGAAGCATCGTAG
- a CDS encoding YunC family protein, with the protein MFIDGKPFTAITVKLPKTNFMAVTNDVGYIMCGALDVALLNEKLAARKIVAGRAVGVRTIDDLLNAPLESVTYEAEYLGIHAGMSGKEALLRMVEKV; encoded by the coding sequence ATGTTTATAGATGGTAAGCCTTTTACTGCAATTACTGTGAAGTTACCGAAAACGAACTTCATGGCTGTTACTAATGACGTTGGCTACATTATGTGCGGTGCTTTGGACGTGGCACTGTTGAACGAAAAGCTTGCAGCACGAAAGATTGTAGCGGGAAGAGCAGTAGGTGTAAGAACGATCGATGACCTGCTGAACGCGCCCCTTGAATCTGTTACTTATGAAGCGGAGTATCTAGGCATTCATGCAGGCATGTCAGGAAAAGAGGCATTGCTTCGCATGGTGGAGAAAGTATAA
- a CDS encoding bifunctional metallophosphatase/5'-nucleotidase → MKKKTLRILHTNDLHSQLSQWPAVVSKINELRDEAEEEGEEVLLFDIGDHADRVHPITEGLEGKGNVELLNRLRYDAVTIGNNEGMTFSKKQLDALYADAGFDVLVANLKDANGQKPGWAKSHRIFTTKQGVTVGVFGVTVAYKLFYSALGWSIEDPFEAIEEEVNLLKDQVDVLVCLSHLGLHDDERMAKQYPEIDLILGSHTHHLLLDGEKINETWIHQCGRSGSHFGDITISFDETSHSVSLVDIHTVEVDHAHGGRDKDTEDALTELQKRADDVLGEVVTTLPEDWELSWEKETPLSKLLVTGLRRWCEADVAMMNAGILLEGLKKGPVTKGTLHSICPHPINPAKVKLSGERLLEFIREAHKEEKIYKKVKGFGFRGKILGMMVYDGIDVLESPEGPLQPKDIRILGKPLDRSANYNVATVDMFTFGYLYPSISTVNEKTYYMPEFLRDVLAWSLRNIHLD, encoded by the coding sequence TTGAAGAAAAAAACACTTAGGATTCTACATACAAATGACTTACACAGCCAGCTGAGTCAGTGGCCTGCTGTTGTTTCAAAAATCAATGAACTGAGAGATGAAGCTGAGGAGGAGGGTGAAGAAGTACTGCTTTTCGACATCGGTGATCATGCCGACCGGGTTCATCCGATAACGGAGGGGCTAGAAGGGAAAGGGAATGTGGAACTCCTCAACCGTCTCCGTTATGACGCAGTCACCATTGGCAATAATGAAGGAATGACTTTTTCAAAAAAACAGCTGGATGCTCTTTATGCCGATGCAGGATTTGATGTGCTCGTTGCAAACCTGAAAGATGCAAACGGGCAAAAGCCCGGATGGGCAAAATCCCATCGGATCTTTACAACAAAGCAGGGTGTCACGGTTGGTGTTTTCGGTGTGACGGTTGCCTACAAACTGTTCTACAGTGCTCTTGGATGGTCGATTGAAGATCCGTTTGAGGCAATTGAAGAAGAAGTCAATTTGCTGAAGGACCAGGTAGATGTGCTGGTTTGTCTTTCCCATCTGGGATTGCACGATGATGAGCGGATGGCAAAGCAGTATCCGGAGATTGACCTGATTCTCGGGTCCCACACCCACCACCTTCTTTTGGACGGAGAAAAAATTAATGAGACCTGGATTCATCAGTGCGGACGTTCCGGCTCTCACTTTGGGGACATTACGATCTCATTTGATGAAACGAGTCATTCGGTTTCCCTGGTAGATATCCACACAGTTGAAGTGGATCACGCACATGGAGGCAGAGATAAGGATACAGAAGATGCTCTTACTGAGCTTCAAAAGCGTGCAGATGATGTTTTAGGTGAAGTTGTTACGACACTGCCGGAAGACTGGGAACTGAGCTGGGAAAAGGAAACACCTCTGTCCAAGCTCCTTGTAACCGGGCTCAGACGCTGGTGCGAGGCGGATGTAGCGATGATGAATGCCGGGATTCTTCTTGAAGGACTGAAGAAGGGACCCGTCACAAAGGGGACCCTTCACAGTATTTGTCCACACCCGATTAATCCGGCGAAAGTGAAGCTCTCGGGTGAGAGACTCCTTGAGTTCATCCGGGAGGCCCATAAAGAGGAGAAGATTTATAAAAAAGTCAAAGGATTTGGTTTCCGCGGAAAGATTCTTGGTATGATGGTGTATGATGGGATTGACGTTTTGGAATCACCGGAGGGACCCCTGCAGCCGAAAGACATCCGTATCCTTGGAAAACCTCTTGACCGGTCAGCTAATTACAATGTAGCAACGGTAGATATGTTTACCTTCGGATACCTGTACCCTTCCATAAGCACAGTAAATGAGAAAACCTATTATATGCCGGAGTTCCTCAGGGACGTACTGGCATGGAGCCTTAGGAACATACACCTCGATTAA
- a CDS encoding sulfite exporter TauE/SafE family protein has protein sequence MEWILLLFLGLVAAILGSIMGLGGGIIIVPALMVLSGYTTILEGITPQVAVGTSLLVMIFTGLSSTLAYVKQKKVDIKSGLIFFIGSGPGALFGVWLNKDINVNMFLIFFGVFIILVSFILMVRKYVKPIQLAKKGGVRRTYQNDLGDTVEYGYHPALGIAIAFVVGMCSGLFGIGGGSLMVPAMILLFAFPAHMAVATSMFLVFLSAIVSSISHISLGNVDWLYAAALIPGAWAGGMIGAAINRRLASDTVVNLLRIMLVIIGIRLIYQGITGA, from the coding sequence ATGGAATGGATTCTTTTATTATTTTTAGGCTTGGTCGCTGCGATCCTGGGAAGTATTATGGGTCTTGGCGGAGGGATTATTATTGTCCCGGCTCTTATGGTTTTGAGCGGCTATACAACGATTCTGGAAGGGATTACTCCACAGGTGGCTGTCGGAACGTCTCTTCTTGTGATGATATTTACAGGACTTTCCTCCACACTTGCTTATGTAAAACAGAAAAAAGTAGATATTAAGAGCGGACTCATCTTTTTTATCGGAAGCGGACCGGGGGCACTTTTCGGTGTCTGGTTAAATAAAGATATCAATGTGAACATGTTCCTTATCTTTTTTGGGGTCTTTATTATCCTCGTATCGTTTATTCTAATGGTCAGAAAATATGTGAAGCCGATCCAGCTTGCGAAAAAGGGCGGCGTGCGCAGAACGTACCAAAATGATCTCGGTGATACGGTTGAATACGGGTATCATCCTGCGTTAGGCATTGCTATCGCCTTTGTTGTGGGGATGTGTTCCGGTCTCTTTGGAATTGGCGGAGGATCATTAATGGTTCCGGCCATGATCCTGCTATTTGCATTTCCGGCTCACATGGCTGTAGCTACTTCGATGTTCCTCGTCTTTTTATCTGCGATTGTAAGTTCCATTTCGCACATTTCATTAGGAAACGTAGATTGGCTGTATGCAGCAGCCTTAATTCCCGGTGCATGGGCAGGCGGTATGATCGGAGCTGCGATTAACCGTCGTCTGGCAAGTGATACGGTTGTCAATTTACTGCGTATTATGTTGGTTATTATCGGTATCCGCCTTATTTATCAAGGTATAACAGGGGCGTGA
- a CDS encoding DUF72 domain-containing protein has protein sequence MIKIGLTGWGDHDSLYGGITKSSEKLSVYAGHFPTVEIDSTFYAVQPLRNMEKWAYDTPDSFSFVVKAYQGMTGHQRGDGNPFSTREEMFDAFLTSLDPLQKSGKLAMVLCQFPPWFECKKENVQYLRYCKEYLNDVPCALEFRHQSWFAPEFKEQTLSFMEKEKWIHSICDEPQAGARSIPFVLDTAGNDDVLFRFHGRNVAGWNKPANGQEWRDVRYLYEYNQQELEDLAGKVKKAYQSAKNVYVLFNNNSGGHAAGNAKTMIDILGLDYKGLAPRQLDLFD, from the coding sequence ATGATCAAAATAGGCCTTACCGGTTGGGGAGATCATGACTCTTTATATGGAGGTATAACAAAAAGCTCGGAAAAGCTCAGTGTCTATGCAGGTCACTTCCCAACTGTGGAAATTGATTCTACCTTTTACGCTGTCCAGCCACTAAGAAACATGGAGAAGTGGGCTTATGATACACCGGATTCGTTTTCGTTTGTTGTAAAGGCTTACCAGGGGATGACAGGTCACCAGCGTGGGGACGGCAATCCCTTTTCCACACGCGAGGAAATGTTCGATGCTTTTTTAACTTCTCTTGATCCTCTTCAAAAGAGCGGGAAATTAGCAATGGTACTTTGTCAGTTTCCACCGTGGTTTGAATGTAAAAAAGAGAATGTCCAGTACTTACGCTATTGTAAGGAATACTTAAATGACGTACCCTGCGCTCTTGAGTTTCGCCATCAATCCTGGTTTGCACCGGAATTCAAAGAACAAACTCTTTCTTTTATGGAAAAAGAAAAGTGGATTCACAGCATTTGTGATGAACCTCAGGCAGGGGCAAGGTCGATTCCTTTCGTTCTGGATACTGCAGGGAATGATGATGTTCTCTTTCGGTTTCATGGGCGTAATGTAGCAGGGTGGAATAAACCGGCCAATGGACAAGAGTGGCGGGACGTCCGCTATTTATATGAATACAACCAACAGGAACTGGAGGATCTCGCAGGTAAAGTTAAGAAAGCATATCAGTCTGCAAAGAATGTTTATGTTCTTTTTAATAACAATTCCGGCGGCCATGCGGCAGGAAATGCAAAGACAATGATTGATATACTTGGCCTTGATTACAAGGGCCTAGCACCTCGACAACTTGACCTTTTTGATTGA
- the sufB gene encoding Fe-S cluster assembly protein SufB → MAKKMPEISEYQYGFSDKDVSIFRSKRGLTKEIVEEISRMKEEPQWMLDFRLKSLEQFYKMPMPQWGGDLSELNFDEITYYVKPSEKSERSWDEVPEEIKNTFDKLGIPEAEQKYLAGVSAQYESEVVYHNMKEELTEQGIVFKDTDTALKENEDIFREHFGKTIPPSDNKFAALNSAVWSGGSFIYVPKGIKTDTPLQAYFRINSENMGQFERTLIIADEDSSVHYVEGCTAPVYTTNSLHSAVVEIIVKKNAYCRYTTIQNWAPNVFNLVTKRAVAEEGANMEWVDGNIGSKLTMKYPAVVMKGRGARGNILSIAIAGKGQHQDAGAKVHHLAPDCSSTIVSKSISKQGGKVTYRGICHFGRKSEGSKSKIECDTLIMDNESTSDTIPYNEILNNDITLEHEATVSKVSEEQLFYLMSRGVSEQEATEMIVMGFIEPFTKELPMEYAVEMNRLIKFEMEGSIG, encoded by the coding sequence ATGGCAAAGAAAATGCCAGAAATCAGTGAATATCAATACGGTTTTTCCGATAAGGACGTATCGATTTTTCGGTCTAAACGCGGACTGACAAAAGAAATCGTCGAGGAAATTTCCCGTATGAAAGAAGAGCCACAATGGATGCTCGATTTCCGTTTGAAATCACTGGAGCAGTTTTATAAAATGCCAATGCCTCAGTGGGGCGGCGACTTGAGCGAATTGAACTTCGATGAAATTACGTACTACGTAAAGCCGTCTGAGAAGTCTGAGCGCTCCTGGGATGAAGTACCGGAAGAAATCAAGAACACATTTGATAAACTCGGTATTCCTGAAGCAGAGCAAAAGTATCTTGCTGGGGTATCTGCCCAGTATGAATCTGAAGTTGTTTACCACAACATGAAAGAAGAGCTTACTGAGCAGGGAATCGTGTTTAAAGACACCGATACAGCGCTAAAAGAGAACGAAGATATTTTCCGTGAGCATTTCGGAAAAACGATTCCTCCATCTGATAACAAATTCGCGGCATTAAACTCTGCGGTATGGTCCGGTGGATCGTTCATCTATGTACCAAAAGGAATTAAAACGGATACACCGCTTCAGGCATACTTCCGTATTAACTCTGAAAACATGGGTCAGTTTGAGCGTACGCTTATCATTGCCGATGAAGACAGCTCTGTACACTATGTAGAAGGTTGTACAGCTCCTGTTTACACAACCAACTCTCTACACAGTGCGGTTGTTGAGATCATCGTTAAGAAAAACGCTTACTGCCGTTACACGACAATCCAGAACTGGGCGCCAAACGTCTTCAACCTCGTTACAAAACGTGCCGTTGCTGAAGAAGGTGCCAACATGGAATGGGTTGACGGTAACATTGGTTCCAAGCTGACGATGAAATACCCTGCAGTCGTGATGAAAGGCCGCGGTGCCCGTGGTAACATCCTTTCCATTGCTATCGCAGGTAAAGGTCAGCACCAGGATGCCGGTGCGAAAGTACACCATTTAGCACCTGACTGCTCATCTACGATCGTTTCCAAGTCCATCTCCAAGCAGGGTGGTAAGGTAACGTACCGTGGAATCTGTCACTTCGGACGAAAATCTGAAGGATCTAAATCCAAAATCGAGTGTGACACGCTTATCATGGATAACGAGTCCACTTCCGATACGATCCCATACAATGAAATCTTAAACAACGACATTACTTTGGAGCACGAAGCAACAGTTTCCAAAGTGTCTGAAGAGCAGTTGTTCTACTTGATGAGCCGTGGTGTTTCCGAGCAGGAAGCAACAGAAATGATCGTAATGGGCTTCATCGAGCCATTCACAAAAGAACTTCCAATGGAATATGCCGTAGAAATGAACCGCCTGATCAAGTTCGAGATGGAAGGTTCTATCGGGTAA
- the sufU gene encoding Fe-S cluster assembly sulfur transfer protein SufU, whose product MSLGNQLDTLYRQVIMDHYKNPRNRGELDGDSLTVNMNNPTCGDRIQLQMKVEDGKISDAKFTGEGCSISLSSASMMTQAVKGLPVEDALKLSEIFSDIMLGKDADYGDFDLGDIEALQGVAKFPARIKCATLAWKAMEKGIKEDGQV is encoded by the coding sequence ATGTCTTTGGGTAATCAGCTAGATACGTTGTATCGACAAGTGATCATGGATCATTATAAAAACCCGAGAAACCGAGGCGAATTGGACGGAGATTCTCTTACCGTAAACATGAACAACCCGACTTGCGGTGACCGTATCCAGCTTCAGATGAAAGTGGAAGACGGTAAAATCTCCGATGCAAAATTCACCGGTGAAGGGTGCTCCATCAGTCTGTCTTCCGCATCAATGATGACGCAGGCAGTTAAAGGTCTTCCTGTCGAGGACGCCTTAAAGTTATCTGAAATCTTTTCTGACATCATGCTCGGTAAAGATGCAGATTACGGTGATTTCGACCTTGGTGACATTGAAGCACTGCAGGGGGTTGCCAAGTTCCCTGCGAGAATCAAGTGTGCAACACTCGCGTGGAAGGCGATGGAAAAAGGAATTAAAGAAGACGGTCAGGTGTGA
- a CDS encoding cysteine desulfurase: MNVLDVRKQFPILDQEVNGQPLVYLDSAATSQKPVQVIEKLDDYYRRYNSNVHRGVHTLGTLATDGYEGARDKVRNFIGASSTEEIVFTRGTTTAINLVASSYGRANVGPDDEIVITPMEHHSNIIPWQQLAKATGATLKYLELNDDGTIAMDKLGNTITDRTKIVAVMQVSNVLGAINPVKKIAQAAHKHGAVMLVDGAQSTPHMKVDVQDLDCDFFAFSAHKMCGPTGIGVLYGKKALLENMEPVEFGGEMIDFVGLQESTWKELPWKFEGGTPIIAGAIGLGAAIDFLEDIGLENIEKHEHDLAQYALGRLEEMDGVTVYGPKHRAGLVTFNCDDVHPHDVATVLDADGIAVRAGHHCAQPLMKWLDVTATARASFYLYNTKDDVDVFIKGLTKTKEYFGNVFG; encoded by the coding sequence ATGAACGTTTTAGACGTCCGTAAACAGTTCCCGATTCTCGACCAGGAAGTCAATGGTCAGCCACTCGTTTACCTTGACAGTGCCGCTACTTCACAAAAGCCTGTTCAGGTAATAGAAAAGCTTGATGACTACTACCGCCGTTATAATTCCAACGTACACCGCGGTGTACACACACTTGGAACGTTAGCGACGGACGGATACGAAGGAGCACGTGATAAAGTACGTAACTTTATCGGTGCTTCCTCAACTGAAGAGATTGTGTTCACACGGGGAACAACGACAGCGATTAACCTCGTTGCATCAAGTTACGGACGTGCCAACGTCGGTCCCGATGATGAAATTGTCATTACACCGATGGAGCACCACAGTAACATAATCCCGTGGCAGCAGCTTGCCAAGGCGACAGGGGCTACGCTTAAGTATCTTGAACTTAATGACGACGGTACCATAGCGATGGATAAGCTCGGGAACACGATTACCGACCGGACGAAAATCGTTGCGGTTATGCAGGTCTCAAACGTGCTTGGTGCGATTAATCCTGTTAAGAAAATTGCCCAGGCTGCCCACAAGCACGGCGCCGTTATGCTTGTGGACGGAGCCCAGAGCACGCCTCATATGAAAGTGGATGTGCAGGATCTTGACTGTGATTTCTTTGCATTTTCCGCTCATAAAATGTGCGGACCGACCGGAATCGGTGTTCTTTACGGAAAGAAAGCTCTTTTGGAGAACATGGAACCGGTGGAATTCGGCGGTGAAATGATCGACTTCGTCGGTCTTCAGGAGTCAACGTGGAAAGAGCTTCCCTGGAAGTTTGAAGGAGGCACACCGATTATTGCCGGAGCAATTGGCTTAGGTGCAGCGATCGACTTTCTGGAAGACATCGGACTTGAAAATATAGAGAAGCATGAACACGATCTCGCCCAGTATGCATTGGGCCGCCTTGAGGAGATGGACGGGGTGACGGTTTACGGACCGAAGCACCGTGCAGGACTTGTAACATTTAACTGTGATGATGTTCACCCTCACGATGTAGCCACTGTCCTTGACGCGGACGGCATTGCCGTCCGTGCCGGTCACCACTGCGCCCAGCCTCTTATGAAATGGCTTGATGTTACTGCAACGGCTCGTGCCAGCTTTTATTTATATAACACGAAAGACGATGTTGACGTGTTTATTAAAGGATTAACAAAAACAAAGGAGTACTTCGGAAATGTCTTTGGGTAA